In Syngnathoides biaculeatus isolate LvHL_M chromosome 5, ASM1980259v1, whole genome shotgun sequence, the following are encoded in one genomic region:
- the LOC133500302 gene encoding oxidized low-density lipoprotein receptor 1 has protein sequence MAEEVNYVTVKFNSHHLPSNGAIYEDVRSDLDRRAQRDFTQEKCGEVEEIYDDVRIKELPRSLLHVFQENVSKVSRLTPATLAAAALGVLCVILMSVIVALVLHLNSVTAKQRRQNVNLTAENGHVRAQLERLQERAQGLSWERDQLNWTVGRVLQYDNFPVKAFCPKRVLSLCKACMDDWLLFGSKCYLFMNSPYFSGWMDWEDSFDDCSKRNAQLLLIESREEQEFITNHTRYFKDDLHGYWIGLNKSEHSENWKWNDGRNLTLAFWRDEIYTIKNRCALTSKSLSSTSLDNWRRVSCSMKNRFICQTNVFTKPDLH, from the exons ATGGCAGAAGAAGTCAACTATGTGACAGTCAAGTTCAACTCTCACC ACCTGCCGAGCAACGGCGCCATCTACGAAGATGTGAGGAGCGACTTGGACAGGCGGGCACAGCGGGACTTCACCCAAG aaAAGTGCGGCGAAGTGGAGGAAATCTACGATGACGTGCGGATCAAGGAGTTACCACGCAGCCTGCTTCACGTGTTTCAAG AAAACGTGTCGAAAGTGTCGCGCCTCACGCCCGCCACCCTGGCGGCAGCCGCTCTGGGTGTCCTTTGCGTCATCCTCATGTCCGTCATCGTCGCCCTCGTCCTGCACC TGAACAGCGTCACGGCCAAGCAGCGCCGGCAGAACGTCAACCTGACGGCTGAGAACGGGCACGTGCGGGCCCAGCTGGAGCGGTTGCAGGAACGAGCTCAGGGTCTGAGTTGGGAGCGGGACCAGCTCAACTGGACCGTGGGCCGGGTCCTCCAGTACGACAATTTCCCCGTCAAGGCCTTCTGTCCGAAAAGAG tTTTAAGCCTGTGCAAGGCGTGCATGGACGACTGGCTGCTGTTCGGTTCCAAGTGTTACTTGTTTATGAACTCACCTTACTTCAGCGGTTGGATGGACTGGGAGGACAGTTTTGATGACTGCAGCAAGAGGAATGCCCAACTGCTGCTCATTGAAAGCCGGGAAGAACAG GAATTCATCACAAACCACACGAGGTACTTCAAAGATGACTTGCACGGCTACTGGATAGGCCTGAACAAGAGCGAACACTCGGAGAACTGGAAGTGGAACGACGGACGCAATCTCACTCTGGC GTTCTGGAGAGATGAAATCTATACTATCAAGAACCGCTGCGCTCTGACGTCAAAGTCGCTGTCATCAACGTCGCTTGACAATTGGAGAAGAGTCAGCTGTTCCATGAAGAACAGATTCATCTGCCAAACCAATGTCTTCACCAAACCTGATCTACACTAA
- the LOC133501450 gene encoding tetraspanin-13-like, producing the protein MVCGGFVCTKNSLCALNVLYVLVSLLLVGVAAWGKWFGLVSSIRVVAGVICVGIFLLLVAFVGLCGALHHHQVLLFFYMIILFLVFLVQLSVSCACLALNEDQRNHLLEAGWNKSESMRTDVEKTLDCCGFSHVDYNASCAASCFNKKLSCATCSEIIEKYAGEVLRFVGGIGLFFSFTEILGVWLARHYRNIKDPRSSPGAFL; encoded by the exons ATGGTTTGCGGAGGATTTGTTTGCACTAAAAACTCCCTTTGCGCACTCAATGTTCTTTACGTG CTGGTGAGCCTGCTGCTGGTGGGCGTGGCGGCGTGGGGCAAATGGTTCGGCCTGGTGTCCAGCATCCGGGTAGTGGCGGGCGTCATCTGCGTGGGCATCTTTCTGTTGCTGGTAGCTTTTGTGGGGCTGTGCGGCGCCCTGCACCACCACCAGGTGCTGCTCTTCTTT TACATGATTATTTTGTTCCTGGTCTTCCTGGTGCAACTGTCGGTGTCGTGCGCCTGCCTGGCCCTCAACGAAGACCAGCGG AATCATCTCCTGGAAGCGGGCTGGAACAAGTCCGAGTCCATGCGGACCGACGTGGAGAAGACGCTGGACTGTTGCGGCTTCTCCCACGTGGACTACAACGCGTCCTGCGCCGCC AGCTGTTTTAACAAGAAGCTGTCGTGTGCCACATGCTCCGAAATAATTGAGAAGTACGCTGGGGAAGTGCTCCGCTTTGTGGGCGGTATCGGGCTATTCTTCAGCTTTACCGAG ATTCTTGGTGTTTGGCTGGCCCGACACTACAGAAACATCAAAGACCCCCGATCAAGTCCTGGAGCCTTTctatga